A genomic region of Anaerolineales bacterium contains the following coding sequences:
- a CDS encoding RluA family pseudouridine synthase, protein MSFLQADIPVLFCDEALLVINKPAGLSTLPDGYDPSLPHIRALLESQYGRLWIVHRLDKETSGVLCLARSADAHRSLNTQFEQRLVSKIYHALVAGTPVWQEKTVDLPLRINADRRHRTVVDPQNGLLASTSFTVLERLGSYSLLQAIPATGRTHQIRAHLAALGLVIVGDRLYARKSPAREAGGEPVSQLPTDAFIDQVGSMLLQALSLEITHPIIRQRIKFTAPYTDKMIAILQQLRSQY, encoded by the coding sequence ATGAGTTTTCTGCAGGCTGATATCCCGGTGCTTTTTTGCGACGAAGCCCTGCTGGTAATTAATAAACCAGCAGGGCTATCCACGCTGCCCGATGGCTATGATCCAAGCCTGCCGCATATCCGGGCCTTGTTGGAAAGCCAATATGGTCGCTTGTGGATCGTCCATCGCCTCGACAAGGAAACCAGTGGGGTTTTGTGCCTGGCTCGCTCAGCCGATGCCCATCGTTCGCTAAACACCCAATTTGAACAGCGCCTGGTTTCTAAAATCTATCATGCTCTTGTTGCCGGTACCCCGGTATGGCAGGAAAAGACCGTCGACCTGCCGCTACGCATCAATGCCGACCGCCGCCACCGCACGGTGGTTGACCCTCAGAATGGATTGCTCGCCTCCACTTCCTTTACCGTCTTGGAAAGGCTGGGCAGTTACAGTTTGCTGCAGGCTATTCCAGCTACCGGTCGCACCCATCAGATCCGCGCCCATCTGGCTGCATTGGGGTTGGTCATTGTTGGTGACAGGTTATATGCCCGCAAATCACCGGCGCGAGAGGCTGGTGGTGAACCGGTTTCCCAGTTGCCCACTGACGCATTCATCGACCAAGTTGGAAGCATGTTACTGCAAGCCCTGTCCCTGGAGATCACTCACCCCATCATACGGCAACGGATAAAATTCACTGCACCTTACACAGATAAGATGATCGCTATTTTGCAGCAATTACGCTCGCAGTATTGA
- a CDS encoding DUF92 domain-containing protein has product MAQYQQILIGLILAILVATLAWRAGALSKSGAWAAVLTGGLIFGLGGFAWAVLLLTFFISSSALSRAFGKRKASLAEKFSKGSRRDWGQVLANGGLGACLVIAYTILPQPEWIWLAYAGAMAAVNADTWSTELGVLSKVPPRMITTGKQVERGTSGGITQLGTVAALGGAALVGIVAILFSLDTTWFRYLVIIILGGLAGSLFDSILGATVQAIYWCPTCEKETERHPSHSCGSKTTQLRGWHWFNNDVVNLACSLMGALVAAGLWFLLR; this is encoded by the coding sequence ATGGCACAATACCAGCAAATCCTGATCGGTTTAATTCTGGCAATCCTCGTTGCGACCCTAGCCTGGCGGGCTGGGGCGCTCTCGAAAAGTGGAGCCTGGGCGGCAGTACTGACCGGCGGGCTGATCTTTGGCCTGGGAGGGTTTGCCTGGGCAGTTTTACTGCTGACTTTTTTTATCTCATCCAGTGCCTTATCCAGGGCTTTCGGAAAACGAAAAGCCAGCCTGGCGGAGAAATTTTCCAAGGGGAGCCGCAGGGATTGGGGCCAGGTGCTGGCCAACGGAGGCCTGGGGGCTTGCCTGGTGATAGCCTATACTATCCTACCCCAACCCGAGTGGATCTGGCTGGCATATGCAGGTGCCATGGCAGCAGTGAACGCCGACACCTGGTCAACCGAGCTGGGTGTTTTGAGCAAGGTCCCACCCCGCATGATCACCACTGGCAAGCAAGTCGAGCGGGGTACTTCAGGCGGCATTACGCAGCTGGGGACGGTGGCAGCCCTGGGAGGTGCAGCCCTGGTGGGGATTGTAGCAATCCTGTTCTCCCTGGATACAACCTGGTTTCGCTATCTGGTCATCATCATCCTGGGAGGCCTGGCAGGGTCGTTGTTCGATTCTATCCTGGGGGCAACAGTGCAGGCGATTTACTGGTGCCCAACCTGTGAAAAAGAAACCGAGCGGCATCCGAGCCATTCGTGTGGCAGCAAGACAACCCAGCTACGCGGTTGGCACTGGTTTAATAATGATGTCGTGAATTTAGCGTGTTCCTTGATGGGAGCGCTGGTGGCAGCTGGACTGTGGTTCCTGCTCAGGTGA
- a CDS encoding Mn transporter, which yields MSLWQRLRPFRTRLALLLAVVGPGIITANVDNDAGGITTYSVSGARYGYGLLWMMPLVLVALIIVQEMSARLGVVTGKGLADLIRERMGVRITAVILALLLFVNLANTVSEFAGVAASMEIFGVSKFISVPIAAVLVWLLIVKGSYKAVERVFLVASAIYLTYVASGVLANPDWQDVTQALVTPSFHLDIGYVTIFVTIIGTTIAPWMQFYQQSSIVDKGVQIKDYAYERVDVVVGSLFAVFVAIFITIACASTIYKNGLTIESAKDAALALGPLAGKYASILFALGLLNASLFSAAILPLSTSYTICEAFGWENSVSRNLRDAPIFFGIYTALIILGAAIILLPIQSLIQAMLISQTFNGVLLPVILVTMLLLINDKRLMGKFKNGRLFNILAWITAVVLILLAGILIVVTFLPGK from the coding sequence ATGAGCCTGTGGCAGAGATTGAGACCATTCCGCACCCGCCTGGCACTACTGCTGGCCGTGGTCGGCCCCGGCATAATTACCGCTAACGTTGACAACGATGCCGGCGGGATCACTACGTATTCTGTCTCTGGCGCCCGCTATGGTTATGGGCTGCTATGGATGATGCCGCTGGTGTTGGTTGCCCTGATCATCGTGCAGGAGATGAGCGCCCGTCTGGGTGTGGTGACTGGTAAAGGCCTGGCAGATTTGATCCGTGAGCGCATGGGAGTGAGGATCACTGCAGTGATCCTGGCCTTGCTGCTCTTTGTAAACCTGGCGAACACCGTCAGTGAGTTTGCCGGGGTGGCTGCCAGTATGGAAATCTTCGGCGTCAGTAAATTTATTTCGGTGCCCATCGCGGCAGTTTTGGTGTGGCTGCTGATCGTTAAAGGCAGTTACAAGGCTGTGGAAAGGGTGTTCCTGGTGGCCAGTGCGATATATCTCACTTACGTTGCTTCAGGTGTGCTTGCCAACCCCGATTGGCAGGATGTGACCCAGGCCCTGGTCACTCCCTCCTTCCACCTTGATATCGGTTATGTAACCATCTTTGTGACCATCATTGGCACGACCATCGCACCCTGGATGCAGTTCTACCAGCAGTCCTCCATTGTTGATAAGGGCGTGCAGATTAAGGATTACGCTTACGAACGCGTGGATGTAGTGGTGGGTTCACTGTTTGCGGTCTTCGTGGCAATTTTTATCACAATTGCCTGTGCCAGCACCATCTATAAGAACGGGCTAACCATCGAATCGGCGAAGGATGCAGCTCTGGCACTCGGGCCATTGGCTGGGAAATATGCCTCCATCTTATTTGCCCTTGGATTATTGAATGCCTCGCTTTTTTCTGCAGCCATCCTGCCCCTTTCCACTTCATATACTATCTGCGAGGCTTTCGGGTGGGAAAACAGTGTCAGCCGCAATTTGAGGGACGCACCAATTTTCTTTGGGATTTACACCGCCCTGATTATCCTGGGGGCAGCCATAATTCTCTTGCCCATCCAATCACTCATTCAAGCGATGCTGATTAGCCAGACATTTAATGGGGTGTTGTTGCCGGTCATCCTGGTTACTATGCTCTTGCTGATCAATGATAAACGGCTGATGGGTAAGTTTAAGAATGGCCGCTTGTTCAATATCCTGGCGTGGATTACCGCCGTAGTGCTGATTCTCCTGGCGGGCATCTTAATTGTGGTTACTTTTTTGCCGGGTAAATAA
- the corA gene encoding magnesium and cobalt transport protein CorA, protein MPRALYYNASSDILTEISPDNYTHALQDNAGVLWADFTGEEPKPAEEILLSTFGFHPLAVDDALQETHVPKVDDWEKYLYIAMHAISYKSSSEDIDTIELDIFLGENYIVTHHDLPIQALERVWDICHKDVRYFKRGADHVLYEITDGLIVDYMQVVEALDEEIERVEDIIFDNSSAKIVQRIFTLKRTTLHLRRVLSPLREVLNKLARDDYAVIDARDRVYFRDVYDHLVRLHDISESLRDLVGGVLDTYLSVINNRMNDIMKTLTMITTIFMPISFLVGFYGMNFFQPTSGHLMRWTGTAAFIVMMAVMIGTPILMFTWMRQRRWM, encoded by the coding sequence ATGCCTCGTGCCCTCTACTATAATGCGAGTAGTGATATCTTGACCGAAATCAGTCCAGACAATTACACACATGCCCTGCAGGACAATGCTGGAGTGCTGTGGGCTGATTTCACTGGCGAAGAGCCAAAACCCGCTGAAGAGATCCTGTTAAGTACTTTTGGGTTTCATCCCCTGGCTGTGGATGACGCGCTGCAAGAAACCCATGTTCCCAAAGTAGACGATTGGGAAAAGTACCTGTATATTGCCATGCATGCCATCAGTTATAAAAGTAGCAGCGAAGATATCGACACGATTGAGCTGGATATCTTCCTGGGTGAGAATTATATTGTCACCCACCATGACCTTCCAATTCAGGCATTGGAGCGGGTGTGGGATATCTGCCACAAGGATGTCAGATATTTTAAACGCGGTGCCGATCATGTGCTTTACGAGATAACAGATGGCTTGATCGTGGACTATATGCAGGTCGTGGAAGCCCTGGATGAAGAGATTGAACGCGTCGAAGACATCATATTCGACAACTCTTCCGCCAAGATTGTCCAGCGTATCTTCACTTTGAAACGCACAACGCTGCATCTACGCCGTGTCCTTTCACCTTTGCGCGAGGTGCTAAATAAGCTGGCACGCGACGATTATGCTGTGATCGATGCGCGTGACCGGGTGTATTTTCGGGATGTCTATGATCATCTGGTGCGCCTGCATGATATCTCTGAGAGCTTGCGTGACTTGGTGGGAGGCGTTCTGGATACCTACCTGTCGGTGATCAACAATCGCATGAACGATATCATGAAGACTCTCACCATGATTACCACGATCTTCATGCCCATATCATTCCTGGTAGGCTTCTATGGGATGAACTTCTTCCAACCGACTTCGGGTCATTTAATGAGATGGACGGGTACCGCCGCCTTTATCGTAATGATGGCGGTGATGATCGGCACTCCCATCCTGATGTTCACCTGGATGCGCCAGCGCAGGTGGATGTAA
- a CDS encoding ribonuclease J, producing the protein MSDKKLRIVPLGGLGEVGKNMMAVEYGEQILVIDAGLMFPENDMLGIDYIIPDFQYLLDKRQRVCGIIVTHGHEDHTGAIHHLLEQIKAPIYATPLTRGLVELKLSRGGLLSQVTLNTVKAGENAQIGPFSVDFFHVCHSIPDGVGLGIDTPAGLVIHSGDFKFDHTPVDSWPTDYAKLGEFSGRGVLVLMADSTNADKRGWTPSERVIEPALDQVFRTAPGRIIVATFASVISRMQQVANAAIAHGRKMTFVGTSMNENARISRKLGYLEIPDKLLVSVEQALKMKPNEIVLMCTGSQGEPSSILGRLSTGTNRQFDLVSGDTVVLSSHPIPGNEESVHKTINRLFRRGASVIYDAIAPVHVSGHASQEEEKLLINLVKPRHFIPIHGELRHLHQHADLARELGIPADRVATIENGHSIEFDDGVMRLGERVPGGYVFVDGAGVGDIGPGVVREREALARDGIVLVNLKIDHQTYQLREEPEIITRGFIVTRDADQLIAGMNKLIGETIRRGNGDLKETLRTTLMGYIYNETKRRPMIFITTSKE; encoded by the coding sequence ATGAGCGATAAAAAATTACGCATCGTCCCACTGGGCGGGCTGGGGGAAGTCGGCAAGAACATGATGGCGGTTGAATACGGGGAGCAAATCCTCGTCATTGACGCCGGATTGATGTTTCCTGAAAACGATATGCTGGGGATTGACTACATCATCCCTGATTTTCAATACCTGCTGGACAAGCGCCAGCGGGTATGCGGCATCATCGTCACCCACGGTCACGAAGACCACACAGGCGCCATTCATCATCTGCTTGAGCAAATCAAAGCGCCGATCTATGCCACACCGCTAACGCGTGGTCTGGTGGAGCTCAAACTATCGCGCGGCGGGCTTCTCAGCCAGGTGACTTTGAACACCGTCAAGGCGGGCGAGAATGCCCAGATCGGCCCATTCAGTGTGGACTTTTTCCACGTGTGTCATTCCATCCCCGATGGCGTGGGGCTGGGAATCGATACCCCAGCCGGATTAGTGATCCACTCGGGAGACTTTAAATTCGACCATACCCCCGTGGACAGCTGGCCAACGGATTACGCCAAGCTGGGTGAATTTTCGGGGCGGGGAGTGCTGGTCTTGATGGCTGACTCGACCAATGCTGATAAACGCGGCTGGACACCTTCTGAACGAGTGATCGAGCCTGCGCTTGACCAGGTATTCCGCACGGCACCCGGGCGTATCATTGTGGCAACCTTTGCTTCAGTGATCTCACGCATGCAACAGGTGGCTAATGCTGCCATCGCCCATGGGCGCAAGATGACCTTTGTGGGCACTAGCATGAATGAAAACGCCCGCATCAGCCGCAAGCTGGGCTACCTGGAAATCCCCGATAAACTACTAGTGTCCGTCGAGCAGGCACTCAAGATGAAACCTAATGAGATCGTCTTGATGTGCACGGGCTCACAAGGAGAACCATCTTCCATCCTCGGCCGCCTGTCAACCGGTACGAACCGCCAGTTCGACCTGGTGAGCGGAGATACCGTGGTGCTCTCCTCCCATCCCATCCCAGGGAACGAAGAAAGTGTGCACAAAACGATCAACCGCCTGTTCAGGCGAGGGGCCAGCGTGATTTATGACGCGATTGCACCGGTACACGTATCCGGACATGCCAGCCAGGAAGAGGAGAAACTATTGATCAACCTGGTCAAGCCCAGGCACTTCATCCCCATCCACGGTGAGCTGCGCCACCTGCACCAGCATGCTGACCTGGCGCGTGAGCTAGGCATCCCGGCGGATCGTGTGGCAACCATTGAAAACGGCCATTCGATCGAATTCGATGATGGGGTGATGAGGCTGGGCGAGCGTGTGCCTGGCGGTTATGTCTTCGTGGATGGCGCTGGTGTGGGTGATATTGGCCCTGGGGTGGTGCGCGAACGTGAGGCCCTGGCACGTGACGGAATTGTGCTGGTGAACCTGAAAATTGACCACCAAACCTACCAGCTGCGAGAGGAGCCGGAGATCATCACGCGCGGTTTCATCGTCACTCGTGATGCCGACCAGCTGATCGCTGGGATGAATAAACTGATCGGAGAAACAATCCGCAGGGGTAATGGGGATTTGAAAGAAACCCTACGCACTACCCTAATGGGTTATATTTACAACGAGACGAAACGCCGGCCGATGATTTTCATAACGACCAGCAAAGAATAG
- a CDS encoding 50S ribosomal protein L19, with translation MNDLMKSVEAADNPNIPQLRPGDMVNVHIRIKEGNTERIQEFRGTVIRERGRGNDASFTVRRIASNGIGVERTFLTRSPRLEKVVIQRHSQVRRAKLYHLRERTGKNARLKQKFNA, from the coding sequence ATGAACGATCTAATGAAATCTGTCGAGGCAGCCGACAACCCCAACATCCCCCAGTTACGGCCGGGTGATATGGTGAACGTCCATATTCGCATTAAGGAAGGCAACACCGAGCGTATCCAGGAATTCCGTGGCACCGTCATCAGAGAGCGAGGCCGTGGTAATGATGCCAGTTTTACCGTCCGACGTATTGCCAGCAATGGCATTGGTGTTGAGCGTACTTTCCTCACCCGTTCGCCCCGCCTTGAAAAAGTGGTCATTCAACGCCATTCACAGGTTCGCCGGGCCAAGCTGTATCACCTGCGTGAGCGCACTGGGAAGAATGCCCGCTTGAAGCAAAAATTTAACGCCTGA
- a CDS encoding MFS transporter: MRFNYGKIFLLGFGFFGVSVIWATYNAFVPIFLQDRFGLPPALIGLFMTLDNIAALFIQPPVGAWSDRLRTPIGRRMPFILIGAPVGAIAFGIIPIAAILPLFVACTTTLLLSMAFWRTPVVALMPDITPSPNRSQANGVINLMGGLGSIIAFLGGATLYKINPAYPFWLGSGLVILAALLVFVFIREPKTYEQDQEEKPGMFKSLVEVFNDPDHSALRIFLAIFCWFVAYNAVEAFFTLYAKNHLLMNEADGTRLLGQLSLFFVIFSLPSGYLGSRIGRRVTISIGILIMTACMLSMFVLPIETLTTVLTKLPVLGEVPVVGLVLMFAGIAWAFININSLPMVVDMTTLARVGTYTGLYYLFSTLAAIVGPNVNGLIIQFSGNNYSMTMLAAPFFMILAFIMMLGVRRGEALPQSPAVEGGLVK, from the coding sequence ATGCGTTTTAACTATGGCAAGATATTTCTGCTGGGGTTTGGCTTTTTTGGTGTCAGTGTCATCTGGGCCACATACAATGCATTTGTGCCCATCTTTCTTCAAGACCGGTTCGGGTTACCACCAGCCCTGATCGGCTTATTCATGACCCTGGATAATATTGCCGCACTGTTTATCCAGCCTCCGGTAGGCGCCTGGTCCGATCGCTTACGCACCCCAATTGGCCGGCGTATGCCATTCATCCTGATTGGTGCTCCAGTTGGTGCGATTGCCTTCGGCATCATCCCCATTGCTGCCATCTTGCCGTTGTTTGTGGCCTGCACTACTACTTTGTTGCTGAGCATGGCTTTCTGGCGTACACCAGTGGTCGCGCTCATGCCTGATATTACCCCCTCACCAAACCGTTCCCAGGCGAATGGCGTCATTAATTTGATGGGTGGACTTGGGTCTATCATCGCATTTTTGGGCGGAGCAACCCTGTATAAGATAAACCCGGCATATCCATTTTGGCTTGGTTCAGGCCTGGTCATCCTGGCTGCCCTGTTGGTCTTTGTTTTTATCCGTGAGCCAAAGACCTATGAACAAGACCAGGAGGAAAAACCAGGCATGTTTAAGAGCCTGGTGGAGGTGTTCAACGACCCGGACCATAGCGCTTTGCGTATTTTCCTGGCAATCTTCTGCTGGTTCGTTGCCTATAATGCCGTGGAGGCTTTCTTCACCCTGTATGCCAAGAACCACCTGCTGATGAATGAAGCCGACGGCACGCGCCTGTTGGGGCAGCTATCGTTGTTTTTTGTGATCTTCTCCCTGCCGTCTGGTTACCTGGGCAGCCGCATCGGGCGGCGCGTGACCATCTCGATTGGTATCCTGATCATGACCGCTTGCATGCTCTCCATGTTTGTCTTGCCGATAGAGACACTCACCACTGTGCTCACGAAATTGCCTGTCTTAGGTGAGGTTCCTGTAGTTGGCCTGGTTTTGATGTTCGCAGGCATTGCCTGGGCGTTTATCAATATCAACTCCCTGCCGATGGTCGTTGATATGACCACACTCGCCCGAGTTGGCACTTACACCGGCTTATATTATCTATTCTCCACTCTGGCTGCGATTGTAGGTCCGAACGTCAATGGCCTGATCATCCAGTTCTCGGGCAACAATTACAGCATGACCATGCTCGCTGCACCGTTCTTCATGATCCTGGCGTTTATCATGATGCTGGGCGTCAGGCGGGGTGAAGCTCTCCCTCAATCACCCGCAGTTGAAGGAGGCTTGGTCAAATAG
- a CDS encoding magnesium transporter MgtE produces MMLFASEFIGRPVADADGKRIGKLKDLLAVRHGEVPHPQLVAIEVKQGNTSLFIPMHDVAALISLAIPLKKKISDITPYEPGPDDLHLVRDVLDKQIIDTDGMRVVRVNDLELTRVNGSVYVANVDISGAGLIRRLGLANLADKLKAHPRTTDLPSIISWDNIELLSVDKPMRLKVPSSKMADLHPADLAEILSDLTRQEGSKILETLDIETLADTLEEVEPEFQASLIERMPDDRVADVLEEMAPDEAADLLAELPQDRKQDLLELMEDDEAEDVRKLLTYPEDTAGGLMNTEFFVVQSQYHASQVLEKLRETAPEAETIYYIYVTDQDEHLLGVFSLRQLVLAQPEAQVMDFMEKRVVTVDLNDSQDDCAQVVSKYNLLAVPVVDDQKRIHGIVTADDALDKIIPTAWKKRLPRFYQ; encoded by the coding sequence ATGATGTTATTCGCCAGTGAATTCATTGGGCGCCCCGTTGCTGATGCTGACGGCAAGCGCATCGGTAAGCTTAAGGATTTGCTCGCTGTCCGCCATGGTGAAGTGCCTCATCCTCAGCTGGTGGCTATTGAAGTGAAGCAAGGCAATACTTCGCTCTTTATCCCCATGCACGATGTGGCCGCCCTGATCTCTTTGGCTATTCCACTAAAGAAAAAAATATCGGATATCACCCCCTATGAGCCAGGCCCAGACGACTTGCACCTGGTGCGTGATGTTTTGGATAAACAGATCATCGATACGGATGGCATGCGGGTGGTGCGCGTTAATGACCTGGAGCTCACCCGGGTCAATGGCAGCGTGTATGTTGCCAATGTGGATATCAGCGGAGCTGGATTGATCCGTCGCCTCGGGTTGGCCAACCTGGCTGACAAGCTAAAGGCCCATCCTCGCACCACTGACTTACCCTCCATCATTTCCTGGGACAATATCGAGTTGCTCTCAGTGGATAAGCCGATGCGTTTGAAAGTACCTTCCTCCAAAATGGCAGACCTTCACCCGGCAGACCTGGCAGAGATCCTGAGCGACCTTACCCGCCAGGAAGGTAGCAAAATCCTGGAAACACTGGATATCGAGACACTGGCTGATACATTGGAAGAAGTAGAGCCCGAATTTCAAGCCAGCCTGATTGAGCGCATGCCTGATGACCGGGTAGCCGATGTGCTGGAAGAGATGGCACCTGATGAGGCCGCGGACTTGCTTGCCGAGCTGCCTCAAGATCGTAAGCAGGACCTGCTCGAGCTGATGGAGGACGATGAAGCTGAAGACGTCCGCAAGCTGCTGACCTACCCAGAAGACACTGCAGGTGGCCTAATGAACACCGAATTTTTTGTGGTGCAATCCCAGTATCATGCCTCACAGGTGCTGGAAAAATTACGCGAGACGGCCCCTGAAGCTGAAACCATCTACTATATCTACGTGACTGATCAGGATGAACACTTATTGGGTGTTTTTTCCTTACGCCAGCTCGTACTGGCCCAGCCAGAGGCCCAGGTGATGGATTTTATGGAGAAAAGGGTAGTGACGGTGGATCTGAATGATAGCCAGGATGATTGTGCCCAGGTAGTCTCCAAATATAACCTCCTGGCGGTTCCCGTGGTGGATGATCAGAAGCGCATCCATGGCATCGTGACCGCAGATGACGCCCTGGATAAGATCATCCCCACGGCCTGGAAGAAACGCCTGCCCCGTTTTTATCAATGA
- a CDS encoding GNAT family N-acetyltransferase gives MQIEPTTLIGKSVRLEPLSLKHIPSLAKVGLEPKIWRYMRYGKVETVEQLTEWVQDILKEQAQGTDLPFTVIYQASGAAVGCTRYLHIEIEDRSLEIGGTWYGLDYQGTLVNTECKYLLLRHAFEELGCIRVWLKTDLRNLRSQRAIEKLGAVKEGVLRNHMILPDGHIRDSVIYSLIPQEWPAVRLKLEARLAAGK, from the coding sequence ATGCAAATTGAACCAACCACCCTCATTGGTAAATCCGTGCGGCTTGAACCCCTCAGCCTGAAGCATATTCCAAGTCTGGCGAAGGTTGGCCTGGAACCCAAGATCTGGAGATACATGCGTTATGGGAAGGTTGAGACTGTCGAACAGCTGACTGAGTGGGTACAGGATATCCTTAAGGAGCAAGCCCAGGGTACTGACTTGCCTTTCACGGTCATTTACCAGGCGAGTGGTGCAGCCGTGGGTTGCACGCGTTACTTGCATATTGAGATAGAAGACCGTTCTCTCGAAATCGGCGGCACCTGGTACGGGTTGGATTACCAGGGGACACTGGTTAATACCGAATGCAAGTATTTGCTGCTCAGGCACGCCTTCGAGGAATTGGGATGCATCCGTGTGTGGCTGAAGACCGACCTACGCAACCTGCGCTCACAGCGCGCCATCGAAAAACTGGGAGCGGTTAAAGAGGGAGTCTTACGCAACCATATGATTCTCCCTGACGGGCACATCCGTGATTCGGTGATTTACAGCCTGATCCCGCAGGAATGGCCTGCGGTCAGGCTAAAACTGGAAGCCCGCCTGGCGGCAGGGAAATAG
- the moaA gene encoding GTP 3',8-cyclase MoaA, whose product MALDRYGRRLHYLRISLTDHCNLRCLYCMPEEMIFRPSAELMQDDEVLSLVRLFVSLGFDKIRLTGGEPTIRANVVNLVQQIAGICGVNTLTMTTNGVLLAKLALPLAEAGLQRVNISLDTLDSEKFQTLTRWGSVEDVWSGIQAAEVAGLVPIKINAVVVRGYNEQDMAELARLTLDHPWQIRFIEMMPFGGNNDFQMSQLVTASEMHAIIEASLGPMEPLNEGDLNGEANIFRLANARGDVGFISSVTTPFCHSCTRARLTPDGHLRLCLLREGEVDLLTPLRAGASTQELGRIVLDGLWQKPWGHGLAQGIIPLNREMSEIGG is encoded by the coding sequence ATGGCACTAGATCGCTACGGAAGACGACTCCATTATTTACGAATCAGCCTGACTGATCACTGCAATTTACGCTGTTTATACTGCATGCCGGAGGAAATGATCTTTCGACCCTCGGCGGAGCTGATGCAAGACGACGAAGTCCTTTCCCTGGTACGCTTATTCGTCAGCCTGGGTTTCGATAAGATCCGCCTGACGGGTGGTGAGCCCACCATCCGCGCCAACGTGGTAAACCTGGTACAACAGATCGCTGGCATATGCGGTGTCAACACCCTCACCATGACCACTAACGGTGTGCTGCTCGCCAAGCTTGCCTTACCCCTGGCCGAGGCAGGTTTGCAACGTGTCAACATCAGCCTCGACACCCTGGACTCGGAAAAATTTCAGACCCTCACCCGCTGGGGATCTGTGGAAGACGTCTGGTCGGGTATCCAAGCAGCCGAAGTAGCTGGTTTGGTGCCGATAAAGATCAACGCTGTGGTGGTGCGCGGCTATAACGAGCAGGATATGGCTGAACTGGCCCGTCTCACCCTGGATCATCCCTGGCAGATTCGTTTTATCGAGATGATGCCATTTGGTGGAAACAATGATTTTCAGATGAGCCAGCTGGTAACCGCTTCTGAAATGCATGCGATTATTGAAGCCTCACTTGGGCCGATGGAGCCACTGAATGAAGGTGATCTGAATGGTGAAGCGAACATTTTCCGCCTGGCAAATGCGCGCGGGGATGTTGGTTTTATCTCTTCTGTCACTACCCCATTCTGTCACTCGTGCACGCGTGCCCGTCTAACCCCCGATGGTCACTTGCGGCTTTGCTTGCTTCGTGAAGGTGAAGTAGACTTGCTCACGCCCTTGCGCGCCGGTGCCAGCACCCAGGAGCTAGGTCGAATCGTCCTGGATGGCTTATGGCAGAAACCATGGGGTCACGGCCTGGCGCAGGGAATCATTCCGCTAAATCGCGAGATGAGTGAAATTGGTGGTTAA